In the genome of Leptotrichia sp. HSP-536, the window ACGACAATATCTCCAGCAATCGCCTTTTGAAGTTCGTCCATTTTATTTATTACAAATGTATGAATTTTTCCAATTTTTTCCTTTGTCTTTTTATTTACATTGAAAACTTCGCTATCCTGCTTGATTTCACCAGAATAAACTTTTGCATAAGAAACTTTTCCTAAGAAAGAGTCAATTGTAGTTTTGAAAATTTGGCATACAAATGTATTTTTTTCAGGCTGAATTTTTTCAATATCAATTGGTGCTGGTAAATAGTCCTTTACCATATCAAAAGTCGTGTGAAGCCCAATATTTTTCAATGTTGAACCACAAATAACAGGAATTACGGAACAGTCAAGTACTCCTTGTCTAAGTCCACGATGAATTTCAGCTGTTGTAAATTCTTCGCCGTTAAAATATTTATCCATTAGTTCTTCGTCAGTTTCAGCCACCGCTTCCAAAAGCATTTCCCTAATTGGATTTATTTCATCATCCATATCGGCTGGCATATCCACAGTAGCACATTCATTTTTATTTTTATCAAATTCTCTTGCAAACATATCAACTACATTAATATGCCCACGAAATTCGTCTCCACGTCCCCAAGGCACATGAAACGGTGCGATTCTTTTACCGTATTTTTCTCTTAATTGCGAAAGAATTTTTTCATAATCAGCTTTTTCATTATCAATTTTATTTACAAAAATAAATCTTGGAATATTTCTGCTGTCCGTCAGCTCCAAAGCTGTTTCTGTCCCAACTGTTAAATCAGTAGTTCCGTCAACAATGATAATTGCTCCGTCAACTGCCGCAAGTCCCGATTCAACTTCACCAAAGAAATCTCCATATCCAGGAATATCCACAAAATTAAATTTTGATGTCTGATATTCTATCGCGTGTAAACTTAAGGAATTTGTAATTTTAGTATCATTTTCGTTATTTACAATACGGTTGGTAAGCCCAGCCGTAAATTCCAGCCCTTCCACCATATTACTTTTTCCTGAACCACTATGCCCTAAAATTCCGACATTTCTAATGTTATTGCTGTCATATATTCTCATAACACTTCCTCCTGTAATTATTATTCAAAAAATTTACTCTATATTAAATTTTAACTTGAAATAGAAAAAAATCAAGTTAATTTTAAAAAATAAATTTAAAAAATGAAAATTATAAATTTGCAAGTACAATTTTTAGATGGCTATGAAAATAAAAAATTTTTTCCTTGAAATAATAAAAAAAAAATGATAACATATATTGTTAAATTAAATATAAAAAACTTTAAAATTAAAATAGTTCAGATTTGCTCTAAAAGTATTAATAAATACAGTCTTTTAGAGTGTCTGTACATATTGGTCGAAAATTTGGAAATGATTTTAGAATAATATTATTATTGTAAATACAAAAGGGGAAAAAATGGAGAGAAAAGTAAAAAATGAAAATAAAGGATTGGAAGCTTTTGGAAATGATGAAATTTTTGATATTATTAAGAATAATTTGAAAAATGATAAGGAATACAAGGTAAATTTTGGATATATGAATGGTTTTCACAAAAGTAAGATTGATAATAGCCAAAAACTTTTCAAAAATTCTTCATTTAATCAAAATACTTCTGATTCAAGTGAAAAAAATCAATTTAATTTTTCATCTGAAAATTCAATTCCTTATGTTATAATCAATCTTTCTGATGATTTTTCATATGAGAACAGTTCTAAATATATTACTCAGATTAAAAAAAATAATAAATTAGGCATAAAAAATCTTGGATATGTCACGACAAATGAATATATGAAAAATATTAACAAAATTTATTCTGAGATTGATAAATATATGGAATTTTTTGGTGAAAACTATATTTCAGGAATTTTTTTTGATGAATTATCTTCTGGAAAAAACTTATCAGAAGTAAAATACATGTCCCAGCTATACAATTACGTTAAAACTAAATATCCTGATTCATTAGTTGTCGGAAATCCTGGCGGAACTATTACAGATGAGATGTCAAAATATGCTGACTTATGGCTGACAAGCGAAGTTTCCGCTGATGACTATATTAACAACTGGATTCCCAGAAATTATGAATTTGAAAATAATCCTGCAAATTCGAGTCATATTGTCCACGTTATCCATTCTGCAAAGCCTGAGCAGTATAAAACTCTGGTAAATTTGTCAAAGGAGCGGAATGCAGGTTTTTTGATGATTATAAATGCTGATGAAAATGTGGAAAATGAAGATTTAATTGATGAAGATTATTTTGATGAGGAAATTTTGGATTTTGACAAAATGGAGATTATAGAAAATGATGAAAACATTTCACATGAATTTGTATCATCAGGAAAATATAATATTGCTGGAGATTTAAAAATAAGCAATTTAGATTTGTTTACACTTTTGAATGATTATTATAAAAATAACACAAAAAGAGATTTTTTAAAAAATATGTTTAATAACAATTTCGATTTTGGATATAATATTTTAAATGAATTTAAAATTGATTATTCGTATAAAATAAAAGATGAAATTGGAAATTTTGAAATTAAATTGAAAAAAAATAAAAATTTTAGTTTTTTTTACTCTTCAATTTCTAAAAATGTAATATATACTCGAACCCATTTAAAACCAAACTATTGAAAATTATATAAATTTAGGGTTTGAGTAAAATAGTCATAGCTTTTGAATTCGGATTTAAAGCAGTTTTACTATAAAATTAATTATGGAAAAATCAATTCAAATTCACATTTTTATTTAGAGATTTATTTATATGATAATTTCTGCCATTTTCAAAATTTATTAAAAAACTGCATTTGACAAATACCTTTCTCAAGATATAATTTATTAAAAGGAGGTTTTTTATGGATAATCAAAAAAAATATGTAATAGCTCTAGATCAGGGGACAACCAGCTCACGTGCAATTATTTTTGACAAAAATCTGAATATTATTGGAAAAGCTCAAAAGGAATTTACGCAAATTTTCCCGCAGCCGGGGTGGGTTGAGCATAATCCTATGGAAATATGGGCAAGCCAGCGTTCTGTTCTTACCGAAGTTATCGCACAATCTGGAATTTCTCTAAAGGACGTTGCAGCAATTGGAATTACAAATCAAAGGGAAACTGTAATTGTATGGGATAAAAATACTGGTGAGCCTGTATATAACGCAATTGTCTGGCAATGCAGGCGAACGGCTGAAATTTGCGAAGAATTAAAAAGTCGTGAACTTGAAGATTATGTAAAGGAAAATACAGGACTGATAATCGATGCTTATTTTTCAGGAACAAAAGTAAAATGGATCCTTGACAATGTGAAAGGTGCAAGGGAAAAAGCTGAAAATGGGGAACTGCTTTTTGGAACGGTTGATACTTGGCTCGTGTGGAAACTAACTGGCGGAAAAGTGCATGTTACTGATTTTACAAATGCTTCCAGAACTATGCTTTTTAACATAAAAAATTTAGAATGGGACAAAAAAATTTTAAAGGAGCTTAATATTCCAGAAAGTATGCTTCCAGAAGTTAGAAACTCAAGCGAAGTTTACGGAAAAACAAGAATGGGAATTACGATTGGTGAAGAAAACGGTACTTCTATTCCAATTTCAGGTATCGCTGGAGATCAGCAAGCGGCGTTGTTTGGACAAGCTGGATTTCATACCGGAGATATAAAGAATACTTACGGAACAGGGTGCTTTATGCTTATGAATACTGGAAACAAGTGCATAAAATCTAATAATGGTTTGCTTACAACTATTGCCATTGGGATTGATGGAAAAGTGGAATATGCTCTGGAAGGAAGCATTTTTATCGGAGGGGCTGTTATCCAGTGGCTTCGTGACGAATTAAGGTTTTTTGACAAGGCTTCTGATACAGAATATTTTGCGCAGCAAGTTGATGATAATGGCGGCGTTTATCTAGTTCCAGCATTTGTTGGATTAGGTTCGCCATACTGGGATATGTACGCCCGTGGCACAATCGTTGGACTTACCCGTGGCTCCAGTAAAAATCACATAATTCGTGCAGCCCTTGAATCCATTGCCTACCAGTCAAAAGACTTGATAAACGCAATGAAAGAAGATTCAGGTATTGAAATAAATTCTCTAAAAGTAGACGGAGGTGCAACTGCAAATAATTTCCTAATGCAATTTCAAAGTGATATTTTAAATACAAAAGTTTTACGTCCTGAGATTATCGAAACAACTGCATTAGGCGCTGCATATTTAGCTGGACTTGCCGTTGGATTTTGGAAAAATAAAGAAGAAATCAAAAAGAACTGGCGTTTAAACAAAGAATTTTTACCAAATTTATCTGAAAATTTAAGGAAAAAATATTATAAATGCTGGAAAAAGGCGGTTGAAAAGGCTAAAAGCTGGGAAGAAGATTGAAAAATATAACAAAACAATACAAAAAACAGTGAAAGTAAAATTCCACTGTTTTTATTTTTAAAATTTTTTATTTTTTTATAACAATTAAATATACTCGAACCCATTTAAAATAGTCATA includes:
- the glpK gene encoding glycerol kinase GlpK codes for the protein MDNQKKYVIALDQGTTSSRAIIFDKNLNIIGKAQKEFTQIFPQPGWVEHNPMEIWASQRSVLTEVIAQSGISLKDVAAIGITNQRETVIVWDKNTGEPVYNAIVWQCRRTAEICEELKSRELEDYVKENTGLIIDAYFSGTKVKWILDNVKGAREKAENGELLFGTVDTWLVWKLTGGKVHVTDFTNASRTMLFNIKNLEWDKKILKELNIPESMLPEVRNSSEVYGKTRMGITIGEENGTSIPISGIAGDQQAALFGQAGFHTGDIKNTYGTGCFMLMNTGNKCIKSNNGLLTTIAIGIDGKVEYALEGSIFIGGAVIQWLRDELRFFDKASDTEYFAQQVDDNGGVYLVPAFVGLGSPYWDMYARGTIVGLTRGSSKNHIIRAALESIAYQSKDLINAMKEDSGIEINSLKVDGGATANNFLMQFQSDILNTKVLRPEIIETTALGAAYLAGLAVGFWKNKEEIKKNWRLNKEFLPNLSENLRKKYYKCWKKAVEKAKSWEED
- a CDS encoding elongation factor G, translating into MRIYDSNNIRNVGILGHSGSGKSNMVEGLEFTAGLTNRIVNNENDTKITNSLSLHAIEYQTSKFNFVDIPGYGDFFGEVESGLAAVDGAIIIVDGTTDLTVGTETALELTDSRNIPRFIFVNKIDNEKADYEKILSQLREKYGKRIAPFHVPWGRGDEFRGHINVVDMFAREFDKNKNECATVDMPADMDDEINPIREMLLEAVAETDEELMDKYFNGEEFTTAEIHRGLRQGVLDCSVIPVICGSTLKNIGLHTTFDMVKDYLPAPIDIEKIQPEKNTFVCQIFKTTIDSFLGKVSYAKVYSGEIKQDSEVFNVNKKTKEKIGKIHTFVINKMDELQKAIAGDIVVFSKFNSTKTSDTLSANEKEASVKDITFPKPQLFVAIEPLNKNDDEKMSSGLNRLMEEDPSFTWHRNLETGQTVLGVQGELHSATVIEKLKSKFGITIKTIELKVPYRETIKGTSDVQGKHKKQSGGHGQYGDVLIKFSHIDEDFVFEETITGGSVPKSYIPAVEKGLRESLKEGVLAGYPVTNIKAVLYDGSYHDVDSSELAFKIAANLAFKKGMLAAKPILLEPIMELTIIIPEEYIGDVMGDINKKRGRVMGMEAHKGTKQKIIAEAPMSETFKYANELKAITQGRGYFEMKLVRYEELMGDLAQKVIDSRKK
- a CDS encoding spherulation-specific family 4 protein, which gives rise to MERKVKNENKGLEAFGNDEIFDIIKNNLKNDKEYKVNFGYMNGFHKSKIDNSQKLFKNSSFNQNTSDSSEKNQFNFSSENSIPYVIINLSDDFSYENSSKYITQIKKNNKLGIKNLGYVTTNEYMKNINKIYSEIDKYMEFFGENYISGIFFDELSSGKNLSEVKYMSQLYNYVKTKYPDSLVVGNPGGTITDEMSKYADLWLTSEVSADDYINNWIPRNYEFENNPANSSHIVHVIHSAKPEQYKTLVNLSKERNAGFLMIINADENVENEDLIDEDYFDEEILDFDKMEIIENDENISHEFVSSGKYNIAGDLKISNLDLFTLLNDYYKNNTKRDFLKNMFNNNFDFGYNILNEFKIDYSYKIKDEIGNFEIKLKKNKNFSFFYSSISKNVIYTRTHLKPNY